A genome region from Candidatus Microthrix parvicella Bio17-1 includes the following:
- the gatB gene encoding Asp-tRNA(Asn)/Glu-tRNA(Gln) amidotransferase subunit GatB, which produces MNDSATALSIPAPTSTTVDLAKWEIVIGLEVHAELSTATKLFSSAPQLFGAEPNTNIDPLTLGLPGSLPVLNEQAVELAIRVGLALNCTVQRSVFARKNYFYPDLPKDYQISQFDLPIDIDGWLELPSGKHVGIERAHLEEDTGKSTHAGDTGRLQGASSSLIDYNRAGVPLLEIVSRPDIRDADQARAYVSELRSILVAVGASDGKMEEGSMRVDCNVSVRPQGSETLGTRCEIKNVNSLRSLGRAVDYEAARQVDLIEGGGTVRQETRHWNENDGRTHTLRVKEEADDYRYFADPDLVPCDPGEEWIERVRAALPALPAARRVRLAEAVTSAGGPTGSPEGIAIVVDRSLDALVLAAIEAGANAARALTHAEHNLSDERSAELDPAAFAKLVNLEVDGKLSATQAKTVLASLVAEGGDPADIAAAAGFEAMDTSELEGLVDTLIEDHPTEWGRFCEGDGKVTGFFVGQVMRATKGQADGKVVTQLLNARKG; this is translated from the coding sequence ATGAACGACTCTGCGACGGCCCTCAGCATTCCGGCGCCGACGAGCACCACGGTCGATCTCGCCAAGTGGGAGATCGTCATCGGCCTCGAGGTGCACGCCGAGCTGTCGACGGCCACCAAGCTGTTCAGCTCCGCACCGCAGTTGTTCGGCGCCGAGCCCAACACCAACATCGACCCGCTCACACTCGGTCTGCCCGGCAGCCTGCCCGTGCTCAACGAGCAGGCGGTGGAGCTGGCCATCCGGGTGGGTCTGGCGCTCAACTGCACCGTGCAGCGCTCGGTGTTCGCACGTAAGAACTACTTTTACCCCGACCTGCCCAAGGATTATCAGATCAGTCAGTTCGATCTGCCGATCGATATCGACGGCTGGTTGGAGTTGCCCAGCGGCAAGCACGTCGGCATCGAACGCGCGCACTTGGAGGAGGACACCGGCAAGTCCACCCACGCAGGCGACACCGGCCGCCTGCAGGGCGCCTCGTCCTCGCTGATCGACTACAACCGGGCCGGGGTGCCCCTGCTGGAGATCGTCAGCCGCCCCGATATCCGCGACGCCGACCAGGCTCGGGCCTACGTGTCGGAGCTTCGCTCGATCCTGGTGGCCGTCGGAGCCTCGGACGGCAAGATGGAGGAAGGCTCGATGCGGGTGGACTGCAACGTGTCGGTCCGTCCCCAGGGCTCCGAGACACTTGGTACCCGCTGCGAGATCAAGAACGTCAACTCGCTGCGTTCGCTAGGCCGGGCGGTCGATTACGAGGCCGCCCGCCAGGTGGACCTGATCGAGGGCGGTGGCACGGTGCGCCAGGAGACCCGCCACTGGAACGAGAACGACGGTCGCACCCACACCCTCCGGGTGAAGGAGGAGGCCGACGATTATCGATATTTTGCCGACCCCGACCTGGTGCCGTGCGACCCGGGCGAGGAGTGGATCGAGCGGGTTCGGGCCGCGCTGCCCGCCCTCCCCGCCGCCCGCCGTGTCCGCCTGGCCGAGGCCGTCACTTCGGCAGGAGGCCCGACCGGCTCCCCGGAGGGGATCGCGATCGTCGTCGACCGCAGTCTGGACGCGTTGGTGCTCGCGGCGATCGAGGCCGGTGCCAACGCAGCCAGAGCGCTGACCCACGCCGAGCACAACCTTTCCGACGAGCGTTCGGCCGAGCTGGACCCGGCTGCGTTTGCCAAGCTGGTCAACCTGGAGGTTGACGGAAAGCTGTCGGCCACGCAGGCCAAGACGGTGCTGGCCTCGCTGGTTGCCGAAGGCGGCGATCCCGCCGACATCGCTGCGGCCGCCGGGTTCGAGGCGATGGACACCTCGGAGCTGGAGGGCCTTGTCGACACGCTGATCGAAGACCATCCAACCGAATGGGGGCGGTTCTGCGAGGGCGACGGCAAGGTCACCGGGTTCTTCGTCGGTCAGGTGATGCGTGCCACCAAGGGCCAGGCCGACGGCAAGGTCGTCACCCAACTCCTCAACGCCCGAAAGGGCTGA
- the gatA gene encoding Asp-tRNA(Asn)/Glu-tRNA(Gln) amidotransferase subunit GatA, producing MSARTAIEIAAAVRSGERSALEVVDESLGAIDTANPGLNAFLVITADEARAVAESVDAQVAAGEDPGPLAGVPIALKDNLVTRGVATSCASRILAGWVPPYDATVVQRLRAAGAISVGKTNLDEFAMGSSTENSAFGPTRNPHDPERVPGGSSGGSAAAVASGMVPLALGSDTGGSIRQPASLCGVVGVKSTYGTVSRLGLVAYGSSLDQIGPFATTVADAALLLEVIGGHDPGDSTSLNLPAPDVSAHLDDGVDGLRIGVISELMGEGIAPEVAARVRAAAEVMAAAGATVEEVSIPSISASLSAYYMVATAEASSNLSRYDGVRYGNRVEAANVTDMMTATRTQGFGDEVKRRIMLGTYALSAGYYDAFYATAQKVRTKLRADFDAVYGNHDLLLCPTSPTPAWRLGEKTDDPLTMYLSDICTIPANLAGHPAASIPFGTDGAGLPIGAQLLGPTLGEATMFRAAAVLEHSAREDVANDSHNGGRQ from the coding sequence ATGAGCGCCCGCACCGCCATTGAAATCGCCGCCGCCGTTCGCTCGGGCGAACGCTCCGCGCTGGAGGTGGTCGACGAGTCCCTCGGCGCCATCGACACGGCCAACCCGGGGCTCAACGCCTTCTTGGTGATTACCGCTGACGAAGCCCGTGCCGTTGCCGAGTCGGTCGATGCGCAGGTGGCGGCCGGGGAGGATCCCGGCCCGCTCGCCGGCGTGCCCATCGCGCTGAAGGACAACCTGGTGACCCGTGGCGTCGCCACCAGTTGTGCCAGCCGCATCCTGGCCGGTTGGGTGCCGCCCTACGACGCCACCGTCGTTCAGCGCCTGCGCGCCGCCGGCGCGATCAGCGTGGGCAAGACCAACCTGGACGAGTTCGCCATGGGCTCCTCCACCGAGAACTCGGCGTTCGGACCCACCCGTAACCCCCACGACCCCGAGCGGGTGCCCGGCGGGTCCTCAGGTGGCTCGGCGGCGGCGGTGGCCTCGGGCATGGTGCCGCTGGCGCTCGGCTCGGACACGGGCGGCTCGATCCGTCAGCCCGCCTCGTTGTGTGGCGTGGTCGGCGTGAAGTCGACCTACGGCACCGTGTCCCGTCTCGGGTTGGTGGCCTACGGCTCGTCACTCGACCAGATCGGCCCGTTCGCCACCACCGTCGCCGATGCGGCGCTGCTGCTGGAGGTCATCGGTGGGCACGACCCCGGCGACTCCACGTCGCTCAACCTGCCGGCCCCGGACGTGAGCGCTCACCTGGATGACGGCGTGGACGGTCTGAGGATCGGCGTCATCTCCGAGTTGATGGGCGAGGGCATCGCCCCCGAGGTCGCCGCCCGCGTGCGCGCCGCCGCCGAGGTGATGGCGGCGGCCGGCGCCACCGTGGAGGAGGTGTCGATCCCATCGATCTCGGCTTCCCTCTCGGCGTACTACATGGTTGCCACCGCGGAAGCGTCCTCCAACCTGTCGCGTTACGACGGCGTGCGCTACGGCAACCGTGTGGAGGCAGCCAACGTGACGGACATGATGACCGCCACCCGCACCCAGGGGTTTGGCGACGAGGTGAAGCGGCGCATCATGTTGGGCACCTACGCCCTGTCGGCCGGCTATTACGACGCGTTCTACGCCACCGCCCAGAAGGTGCGCACCAAGCTGCGGGCCGACTTTGACGCGGTGTACGGGAACCACGATCTGTTGTTGTGCCCCACGTCGCCGACCCCGGCCTGGCGCCTTGGCGAGAAGACCGACGACCCACTCACGATGTACCTGAGCGATATCTGCACGATTCCCGCCAACCTGGCCGGACACCCCGCTGCGTCAATCCCATTCGGCACCGATGGCGCAGGGTTGCCCATCGGTGCGCAGTTGCTGGGCCCGACGCTGGGGGAGGCCACGATGTTCCGGGCCGCGGCGGTGCTGGAACACAGCGCTCGGGAAGACGTGGCAAACGACTCGCACAACGGAGGCAGGCAATGA
- the gatC gene encoding Asp-tRNA(Asn)/Glu-tRNA(Gln) amidotransferase subunit GatC has protein sequence MTTNDGSPPISADDVAKVAALARLELTRAELETFTGQLADILDHAADLSMIDLDGIEPLGTPLALENVLRADVPGKTLDRDEVLASAPAAEAGKFKVTSILGDGV, from the coding sequence GTGACCACCAATGACGGATCACCCCCGATCAGCGCCGATGATGTGGCGAAGGTGGCCGCGTTGGCCCGCCTCGAGCTGACCCGGGCCGAACTGGAAACCTTCACCGGGCAATTGGCCGACATCCTCGATCATGCAGCCGACCTGTCGATGATCGACCTGGACGGCATCGAGCCGTTGGGCACGCCGCTGGCACTCGAGAACGTGTTGCGGGCCGACGTGCCGGGGAAGACCCTGGACCGCGACGAGGTGCTGGCGTCCGCCCCGGCGGCCGAGGCCGGCAAGTTCAAGGTCACGTCGATCCTGGGAGACGGCGTATGA
- a CDS encoding HpcH/HpaI aldolase/citrate lyase family protein, which yields MRPRRSVLYMPGANTRALEKAKGLSADSLILDLEDAVAPDAKAEARDNVVAALTSGEYGNRELTIRVNGLDTDWHADDLAAAAAAGPAAVVVPKVNSPADVAAIEAGLQAGGAPEHTKIWAMVETPQAMLDCANIAAASERLTVLVMGTNDLAKELHAAHVPGRQPLLTGLGLCLLGARAAGKVILDGVYNDVRDPEGFEAECRQGAQMGFDGKTLIHPGQLDAANAVFAPADAEVESSREIIAAFEAAQREGKGVVTVNGRMIENLHVENARRVLAMADAIATSAGE from the coding sequence CTGCGCCCCCGACGTTCGGTGCTGTACATGCCCGGCGCCAACACGCGTGCGCTCGAGAAGGCCAAGGGGCTGTCCGCCGACTCGCTGATCCTCGACCTGGAGGATGCCGTGGCGCCCGATGCCAAGGCCGAGGCCCGTGACAACGTCGTGGCCGCCCTGACCTCCGGCGAGTACGGCAACCGCGAGCTGACCATCCGGGTGAACGGGCTGGACACCGACTGGCACGCCGACGACCTGGCGGCCGCTGCGGCTGCCGGGCCCGCCGCCGTCGTGGTGCCCAAGGTGAACTCGCCCGCCGATGTGGCGGCCATCGAGGCCGGGCTCCAGGCGGGCGGGGCGCCCGAACACACCAAGATCTGGGCCATGGTCGAGACGCCCCAGGCGATGCTCGACTGCGCCAACATCGCCGCCGCGTCCGAGCGCCTCACCGTGCTGGTGATGGGCACCAACGACCTGGCCAAGGAACTGCATGCTGCACATGTCCCCGGCCGCCAACCACTGCTGACCGGGTTGGGCCTGTGCCTGCTGGGTGCGCGGGCCGCCGGAAAGGTCATTCTCGACGGTGTGTACAACGACGTGCGCGACCCCGAGGGCTTCGAGGCCGAATGCCGCCAAGGTGCCCAGATGGGCTTCGACGGCAAGACGTTGATTCACCCGGGGCAACTCGATGCCGCCAATGCCGTGTTCGCTCCGGCCGACGCCGAGGTGGAGTCGTCCCGCGAGATCATCGCGGCGTTTGAGGCGGCTCAGCGTGAGGGCAAGGGCGTGGTCACGGTCAACGGCCGAATGATCGAAAACCTGCACGTTGAGAACGCCCGGCGCGTGCTCGCCATGGCCGACGCCATCGCCACTTCTGCGGGCGAGTAG
- a CDS encoding HpcH/HpaI aldolase/citrate lyase family protein produces the protein MQPPKDFFRPLALGAPMPVREVPARPSRMIHFFDPSNEKMAAKVPDIAKKADVVLGNLEDAISADKKEAAREGLVSIAQATDFGETQLWTRINSLDSPWCLPDLIRLVPAIGHKLDVIMVPKVEGAEDIHYIDRLLAQLEAQAGLERPILVHALLETARGVANVEEICGASPRMQGLSLGPADLAADRRMKTTRVGGGHPGYVVRADPNPDDAEAPRTTFQQDLWHYTMARMVDACATYGIFPYWGPFGDIRDTVACEDQFRNAYLMGCVGAWSLHPVQIDIAKKVFSPEPSEVAWARNVIHQMGDGTGAVMIDGKMQDDATVKQCKVVVELAEALSASDPDLAAAYQAATDAVLGAGSGQ, from the coding sequence ATGCAACCCCCCAAGGATTTCTTCCGCCCGCTCGCTCTCGGCGCCCCGATGCCAGTCCGCGAGGTGCCCGCCCGGCCTTCTCGCATGATTCACTTCTTCGATCCGTCCAACGAGAAGATGGCCGCCAAGGTGCCCGACATCGCCAAGAAGGCCGATGTGGTGCTCGGCAACCTTGAGGACGCCATTTCGGCCGACAAGAAGGAGGCCGCCCGCGAGGGTCTGGTGTCGATCGCGCAGGCGACCGACTTCGGTGAGACCCAGCTGTGGACCCGCATCAACAGCCTTGACTCGCCCTGGTGCCTGCCCGATCTCATCCGTCTGGTGCCGGCGATCGGCCACAAGCTTGACGTGATCATGGTGCCCAAGGTGGAGGGCGCCGAGGACATCCATTACATCGACCGGTTGCTTGCCCAACTCGAGGCGCAGGCCGGCCTGGAGCGGCCGATCCTGGTGCACGCGCTGCTGGAGACGGCCCGAGGCGTGGCCAACGTTGAAGAGATCTGCGGCGCCAGCCCCCGCATGCAGGGCCTGTCGCTTGGCCCGGCCGACCTTGCCGCCGACCGCCGTATGAAGACCACCCGCGTGGGCGGCGGCCACCCCGGCTATGTCGTGCGCGCCGACCCCAACCCCGACGATGCCGAGGCACCCCGCACCACCTTTCAACAGGACCTGTGGCACTACACGATGGCCCGCATGGTGGACGCGTGCGCCACGTACGGCATTTTCCCGTATTGGGGCCCTTTTGGAGACATCCGCGACACCGTGGCGTGTGAGGACCAGTTCCGCAACGCCTATCTGATGGGCTGCGTTGGCGCCTGGTCGTTGCACCCGGTGCAGATCGACATCGCCAAGAAGGTGTTCTCCCCCGAGCCCTCCGAGGTGGCCTGGGCCCGCAACGTCATCCACCAGATGGGCGACGGCACCGGCGCGGTGATGATCGACGGCAAGATGCAGGATGACGCCACCGTCAAGCAGTGCAAGGTGGTCGTGGAGTTGGCCGAGGCGCTCAGCGCAAGCGACCCCGACCTGGCTGCGGCCTACCAGGCAGCGACCGACGCGGTCTTGGGCGCGGGGTCCGGCCAGTGA
- a CDS encoding SCP2 sterol-binding domain-containing protein, with the protein MEKHKFLTPEWVAAATQLREDLGDEVPPPAHVVRMNQVVTDVPADVSDGDVKAFMDTSDGEMKMGLGELENPDLTVTLDYATAKAILVDGNPQAGMQAFMAGKIKVQGDMTKLMAMQAGPIDPSAQKLAEAISAMTEEIQPAEGA; encoded by the coding sequence GTGGAGAAGCACAAGTTCCTAACACCCGAATGGGTGGCTGCGGCCACCCAGTTGCGCGAGGACCTCGGCGATGAGGTGCCGCCTCCAGCTCACGTCGTTCGCATGAACCAGGTGGTCACCGACGTGCCGGCCGACGTGTCCGACGGCGATGTCAAAGCCTTCATGGACACCTCGGACGGCGAGATGAAGATGGGCCTGGGTGAACTGGAGAACCCCGACCTGACCGTCACCCTTGACTACGCAACCGCCAAAGCCATCCTGGTCGACGGCAACCCCCAGGCGGGGATGCAGGCGTTCATGGCAGGCAAGATCAAGGTGCAGGGCGACATGACCAAGCTGATGGCCATGCAGGCCGGTCCGATCGACCCATCCGCCCAGAAGTTGGCCGAAGCGATCTCCGCCATGACGGAGGAGATCCAACCGGCAGAAGGCGCCTGA
- a CDS encoding glycosyltransferase family 2 protein produces MAFVLAVRNEEADLAATVESIRAQVGGAGPLAIAVAPSDDDTWVVAQALAATDPQIAVVSNPEGWVSHGLNRAIAATDEEFVVRVDGHCTLPPDYTSLALEALDRTNADVVGGVQSAVGGPGTQEAVAVAMSSRLGVGNSRFHYGGAEGPSDTVYLGVFRRSGLERVGGFDETLLRNQDYELNWRIRDTGGTVWFVPSMVVTYRPRPSFGALASQYRQYGTWKREMLRRHPRSTKLRQLVAPVMVLGVTATAAFALWAEDVRWLVPAAGYAVAVTVGGLNAGRSTSMKSRVRVPAALAVMHWAWGLGFLFGRPTPPPDTTA; encoded by the coding sequence GTGGCGTTCGTTCTTGCCGTGCGCAATGAGGAGGCCGACCTGGCGGCCACCGTCGAATCGATTCGCGCCCAGGTGGGCGGTGCCGGCCCGCTGGCCATCGCCGTCGCTCCCTCCGACGACGACACCTGGGTGGTGGCGCAGGCGCTGGCCGCCACCGATCCACAGATCGCCGTGGTCAGCAACCCGGAAGGCTGGGTGAGCCACGGGCTGAACCGCGCCATCGCCGCCACCGACGAAGAGTTTGTGGTTCGGGTGGACGGCCACTGCACCCTTCCCCCCGACTACACCTCTCTCGCCCTCGAGGCTCTGGATCGAACCAACGCCGACGTGGTGGGTGGCGTCCAGTCGGCCGTCGGCGGGCCGGGTACGCAGGAGGCCGTCGCCGTAGCCATGTCGTCACGCCTCGGAGTCGGCAACTCGCGATTTCATTACGGCGGCGCCGAAGGGCCCTCGGACACGGTGTATCTGGGGGTGTTTCGCCGAAGCGGTTTGGAGCGGGTGGGAGGCTTCGACGAGACGCTGCTGCGAAACCAGGACTACGAGCTGAACTGGCGCATCCGCGATACCGGCGGAACGGTCTGGTTCGTGCCGTCGATGGTGGTCACCTATCGGCCTCGGCCCTCGTTCGGCGCTCTCGCATCCCAGTACCGCCAGTACGGCACCTGGAAGCGAGAGATGCTTCGCCGGCACCCGCGCTCCACCAAGCTGCGCCAACTGGTGGCGCCGGTCATGGTGCTGGGCGTGACCGCCACAGCGGCGTTCGCACTCTGGGCCGAGGATGTCCGTTGGTTGGTGCCGGCCGCCGGCTACGCCGTCGCAGTCACCGTCGGAGGCCTCAACGCCGGACGCAGCACGTCGATGAAGAGTCGGGTCAGGGTGCCCGCCGCGCTGGCGGTGATGCACTGGGCCTGGGGCCTGGGGTTTCTGTTCGGCCGCCCGACACCACCGCCCGACACCACGGCCTGA
- a CDS encoding Stk1 family PASTA domain-containing Ser/Thr kinase → MAPRRPETLRGREIAGQFRLERFLGRGRSTLVYTAEDLTSGDEVAIKLLASSLTRNVGFMRRFRHVMRSACSFDHPNVVRVIAWGEERELFVVTEPAVGPLRALMLPGKGLSQGQTAALAVDVSRGLAYLAQRNLVHRRLHPSNLLIASDGRVMVSDAALAWILAHESGHQFSDFRYLAPEAGSGTTGPPTDVYALGMIMAEALTGDIPLLAGDVNATLGLRHETDLTLDGRWGRIGRAVGATGRADPERRVPAGQLDVGLMALIAQMDRSEVELPRMDPTARSDELESMRLTLRDRLPTVAAQTAATPGTSVGLAAGATTPSRANDDHRAAAADQAKPTDPPKPPPAPRRQPAAALRSSVPAEQPPSEQPPAEQPPAEQPPDDPAAGVESNPLTPEELAVRRNWVIGLIVALVVVLALLVGVQRFVLSSAAEVPQVVGATVDEVRAQAADGRWRLNTTEVRRDNTKTGEVLTQDPAAGTKLRAGESLDVTVSLGPTLVALPELEGLSQKDAENIITFAGMKLGDVESDYNADAKPGTVMSISAEFAEGTKLSKGSTVNLVVSDGAKPRQIPKELVGKNALSVVAELEKAQLKPVVEPVQEPSVALNYVVSVEPPEGSQVTIGDEVKVRVSAARENVAVPNVVGRTAAEADAEVRAVGLTVLGIEGPAGGTVERTDPEVGAEVPQGTSIRLVTR, encoded by the coding sequence ATGGCGCCCAGACGGCCGGAAACCCTCAGAGGTCGTGAGATCGCCGGCCAATTTCGGCTTGAGCGATTCTTGGGTCGCGGGCGCTCAACGCTGGTGTACACCGCCGAGGACCTCACCAGCGGCGACGAGGTGGCCATCAAGTTGTTGGCCAGCTCACTGACCCGAAATGTCGGGTTCATGCGTCGTTTCCGCCACGTGATGCGTTCCGCCTGCTCCTTTGACCATCCAAACGTGGTGCGGGTGATTGCCTGGGGTGAGGAACGCGAGCTGTTCGTCGTGACCGAGCCCGCCGTCGGTCCGCTTCGGGCACTGATGCTGCCCGGCAAGGGTCTGTCGCAAGGGCAGACTGCGGCGTTGGCCGTGGACGTCTCTCGTGGCCTTGCCTATCTGGCGCAGCGCAACCTGGTCCACCGGCGACTCCATCCGTCCAACCTGTTGATCGCCTCCGACGGCAGGGTGATGGTGTCCGACGCAGCCCTGGCGTGGATCCTGGCGCACGAGTCTGGTCATCAGTTCTCCGACTTTCGTTATCTGGCTCCCGAGGCGGGGAGCGGAACAACCGGTCCACCCACCGATGTGTATGCCCTGGGCATGATCATGGCTGAGGCCCTCACCGGCGATATTCCGCTGCTGGCCGGGGACGTCAACGCCACGCTGGGCCTGCGCCACGAAACCGACCTCACTCTTGACGGAAGGTGGGGGCGGATCGGCCGGGCGGTCGGGGCGACCGGCCGTGCGGACCCCGAGCGCCGGGTGCCCGCCGGACAGCTGGACGTCGGCCTGATGGCTTTGATCGCACAGATGGATCGCAGCGAGGTCGAGCTTCCCCGCATGGACCCAACCGCTCGCAGCGATGAGCTGGAATCCATGCGCCTGACGCTTCGTGATCGGCTGCCGACGGTGGCGGCACAGACCGCAGCAACGCCCGGAACCTCGGTCGGCCTGGCGGCCGGGGCCACGACTCCAAGTCGAGCAAACGACGACCACCGCGCTGCGGCCGCCGACCAGGCCAAACCGACCGACCCGCCCAAGCCGCCACCGGCCCCGCGCCGGCAGCCGGCCGCTGCGCTGCGTTCGTCCGTGCCTGCCGAGCAACCGCCTTCCGAGCAACCGCCTGCCGAGCAACCGCCTGCCGAGCAACCGCCCGATGATCCGGCCGCCGGTGTCGAGTCGAACCCGTTGACCCCAGAGGAACTGGCGGTTCGGCGCAACTGGGTGATCGGGCTGATCGTCGCATTGGTGGTGGTGTTGGCGCTCCTCGTTGGCGTCCAACGCTTTGTGCTGTCCTCGGCCGCCGAGGTGCCGCAGGTGGTGGGCGCCACCGTGGACGAGGTTCGAGCCCAGGCCGCCGACGGTCGTTGGCGGCTGAACACCACCGAGGTGCGGCGGGACAACACCAAGACCGGCGAGGTGCTGACCCAGGATCCGGCGGCCGGCACCAAACTGCGGGCGGGCGAGTCTCTCGATGTCACCGTGTCGCTTGGACCAACCCTGGTTGCGCTTCCCGAGTTGGAGGGCCTGAGCCAGAAGGACGCCGAGAACATCATCACGTTCGCCGGAATGAAGCTGGGTGACGTGGAGAGCGACTACAACGCCGACGCGAAACCGGGCACGGTGATGTCGATCTCGGCGGAATTCGCCGAGGGAACGAAGCTGTCCAAGGGCAGCACCGTCAACCTGGTGGTCTCCGACGGGGCCAAACCCCGCCAGATCCCCAAGGAACTGGTGGGGAAGAACGCGTTGAGCGTGGTGGCCGAACTGGAAAAGGCACAACTGAAGCCGGTGGTGGAACCGGTGCAGGAACCCTCGGTGGCGCTCAACTATGTGGTGTCGGTCGAGCCACCCGAGGGTTCACAGGTGACCATCGGTGATGAGGTGAAGGTTCGGGTGTCGGCAGCTCGCGAGAACGTCGCCGTGCCCAACGTGGTCGGCAGGACCGCGGCCGAGGCCGACGCCGAGGTGCGCGCGGTGGGATTGACCGTGCTTGGCATCGAAGGGCCTGCAGGCGGCACGGTGGAGCGCACCGACCCGGAGGTGGGCGCCGAGGTCCCCCAGGGCACCTCGATCCGTCTCGTCACCCGGTAA
- a CDS encoding HAD family hydrolase, whose product MTPEAVLFDYGGVFTESPFAAARRAFERLGIDPVQGHEWIFGSYEVDTAHPWHRLERGETSAQAARDEIMATAAAAGVELDPWVVLAELAGGETRAWMTDVLVAVHAAGVTTAIVTNNLVEFADHWKAGLPMDAVDVIVDSSAEGVRKPNPAIYRLALQRVGVKDPQSAVFVDDAPSNVAAARALGLIGLDVPHDIIGARACAVTLCGLLGLEPPPSLSDG is encoded by the coding sequence ATGACCCCCGAGGCCGTGCTCTTTGACTACGGCGGGGTGTTCACCGAGTCGCCTTTTGCGGCGGCCCGGCGGGCCTTCGAACGCTTGGGTATCGACCCGGTTCAGGGTCACGAGTGGATCTTTGGCTCCTATGAGGTGGACACGGCCCATCCGTGGCACCGACTGGAGCGCGGCGAGACCTCGGCCCAGGCCGCGCGGGACGAGATCATGGCCACCGCGGCTGCCGCCGGTGTTGAGCTGGACCCCTGGGTGGTGCTCGCCGAGTTGGCGGGTGGCGAAACCCGCGCCTGGATGACCGATGTGCTGGTGGCGGTGCACGCAGCCGGGGTGACGACCGCCATCGTGACCAACAACCTTGTCGAGTTCGCCGATCACTGGAAGGCGGGTCTGCCCATGGACGCCGTCGACGTCATCGTCGATTCGTCCGCCGAGGGGGTGCGTAAGCCCAATCCCGCCATCTACCGGCTGGCACTCCAGCGGGTTGGCGTCAAGGACCCGCAGTCAGCGGTGTTCGTGGACGATGCGCCGTCCAACGTTGCCGCCGCACGGGCGCTGGGCCTCATCGGGCTCGACGTGCCCCACGACATCATCGGGGCACGTGCGTGCGCCGTCACGTTGTGTGGGCTGCTCGGTCTGGAACCACCGCCCTCCTTGAGTGACGGGTGA